Proteins encoded together in one Lutra lutra chromosome 4, mLutLut1.2, whole genome shotgun sequence window:
- the ARC gene encoding activity-regulated cytoskeleton-associated protein, protein MELDHRTSGGLHAYPGPRGGPAAKPNVILQIGKCRAEMLEHVRRTHRHLLTEVSKQVERELKGLHRSVGKLESNLDGYVPTGDSQRWRKSIKACLCRCQETIANLERWVKREMHVWREVFYRLEKWADRLESMGGKYPVGNEPGRHTVSVGVGGPEGYCQEADGYDYPVSPYAITPPPAAGELPGQEPGEAQQYPPWGSSEDGQPSPGVDTQIFEDPREFLSHLEEYLRQVGGSEEYWLSQIQNHMNGPAKKWWEFKQGSVKNWVEFKKEFLQYSEGTLSREAIQRELDLPQKQGEPLDQFLWRKRDLYQTLYVDAEEEEIIQYVVGTLQPKLKRFLRHPLPKTLEQLIQRGREVQDGLEQGAEPAGTPVPTEDEPDALTPALTSESVASDRTQPE, encoded by the coding sequence ATGGAGCTGGACCACAGGACGAGCGGCGGCCTCCACGCCTACCCCGGGCCGCGGGGCGGGCCGGCGGCCAAGCCCAACGTGATCCTGCAGATCGGTAAGTGCCGGGCCGAGATGCTGGAGCACGTGCGGAGGACCCACCGGCACCTGCTGACCGAGGTGTCCAAGCAGGTGGAGCGGGAGCTGAAGGGGCTGCACCGGTCGGTGGGGAAGCTGGAGAGCAACCTGGACGGCTACGTGCCCACCGGCGACTCGCAGCGCTGGAGGAAGTCCATCAAGGCCTGCCTGTGTCGCTGCCAGGAGACCATCGCCAACCTGGAGCGCTGGGTCAAGCGGGAGATGCACGTGTGGCGGGAGGTCTTCTACCGGCTGGAGAAGTGGGCTGACCGCCTGGAGTCCATGGGCGGCAAGTACCCGGTGGGGAATGAGCCGGGTCGCCACACAGTCTCGGTGGGCGTAGGGGGTCCAGAGGGCTACTGCCAGGAGGCCGACGGCTACGACTACCCGGTCAGCCCCTACGCCATCACCCCTCCGCCGGCTGCTGGGGAGCTGCCCGGACAGGAGCCTGGGGAGGCCCAGCAGTACCCGCCCTGGGGGAGCAGTGAGGATGGGCAGCCGAGCCCCGGCGTGGACACGCAGATCTTCGAGGACCCGAGGGAGTTCCTCAGCCACCTGGAGGAGTACCTGCGCCAGGTGGGCGGCTCGGAGGAGTACTGGCTGTCGCAGATCCAGAACCACATGAACGGGCCGGCCAAGAAGTGGTGGGAGTTTAAGCAGGGCTCGGTGAAGAACTGGGTGGAGTTCAAGAAAGAGTTCCTGCAGTACAGCGAGGGCACGCTGTCCCGGGAGGCCATCCAGCGGGAGCTGGACCTGccgcagaagcagggggagccgctGGACCAGTTCCTGTGGCGCAAGCGGGACCTGTACCAGACGCTGTACGTGGacgcagaggaggaggagatcaTCCAGTACGTGGTGGGCACCCTGCAGCCCAAGCTCAAACGCTTCCTGCGCCACCCGCTGCCCAAGACCCTGGAGCAGCTGATCCAGCGAGGCCGGGAAGTGCAGGACGGCCTGGAGCAGGGGGCCGAGCCCGCCGGCACCCCTGTCCCCACCGAGGACGAGCCCGACGCCCTCACGCCGGCCCTCACCAGCGAGTCCGTGGCCAGTGACCGGACCCAGCCCGAGTAG